A region from the Bombina bombina isolate aBomBom1 unplaced genomic scaffold, aBomBom1.pri scaffold_2272, whole genome shotgun sequence genome encodes:
- the LOC128644663 gene encoding E3 ubiquitin-protein ligase MARCHF6-like — translation APAAGNVAVDNVAVDQPANVQVGNAVVGENPEIQEEHADEEEEDNEDDDAAIEDAADANNGAQDDMNWNALEWDRAAEELTWER, via the exons GCGCCGGCGGCAGGAAATGTAGCCGTAGATAATGTGGCTGTTGACCAACCAGCTAACGTCCAAGTAGGTAATGCAGTTGTAGGAGAAAATCCTGAAATTCAGGAGGAGCATGCAGATGAAGAGGAAGAGGACAATGAAGATGATGATGCAGCGATTGAAGATGCAGCTGATGCAAACAATGGAGCTCAAG ATGATATGAATTGGAATGCTTTGGAATGGGATAGAGCAGCAGAAGAGCTCACTTGGGAGAGg